One Burkholderia pyrrocinia DNA segment encodes these proteins:
- a CDS encoding DUF4178 domain-containing protein — translation MFSTSCPQCGAPVEFRSAAAVMAVCAFCRSTLLKRGTDVERIGELATVLDDASPIQIGTAGRYGKRTFTVLGRIQMTYDAGAWSEWYVVFDDGAFGWLSDASGQYAVTVREPDDVSGGAWPAFGTLEPGMRIDHGGRAYLVSDVRTARCTGGDGELPFRVDAGWEARVVDLRTGNAFATYDYSDAASNGGSPAIYSGEALEFDALAFTGLRDTQADTREKRGAEMVPFACPSCGAPLSYAPNVADYVVCGSCHAGVRCTAEQQTVFAAQRKLEAVKGALELGAIGTFDGVKYTVIGMMRCRVPGDDETWDEYLLLNPKRGFLWLVQSEGRWERVQVLDHWPTIGSESDVTDGGKTYRLREEYESEVVYVVGAFNWRVQVGDRTSIIDYGWQKDKLTRERSAAEIVWSRARPLSGSALAERFGTPALAAAAATGATTSTGLFGGKHPHSFGPLPWVFSALLVIFNMGSLFSFSGRSVYVLVGLLVLWLPEWLWKGFASDGGNA, via the coding sequence ATGTTCAGCACTTCGTGCCCCCAGTGCGGCGCGCCGGTCGAGTTTCGCTCGGCGGCGGCGGTGATGGCCGTCTGCGCGTTCTGCCGCAGCACGCTGCTCAAGCGCGGCACCGACGTCGAGCGCATCGGCGAGCTGGCCACGGTGCTCGACGATGCGTCGCCGATCCAGATCGGCACGGCCGGCCGCTACGGCAAGCGCACGTTCACGGTGCTCGGCCGCATCCAGATGACCTACGACGCCGGCGCGTGGAGCGAGTGGTATGTCGTGTTCGACGACGGCGCGTTCGGCTGGCTGTCGGATGCGTCGGGCCAGTACGCGGTCACGGTGCGCGAGCCCGACGATGTATCGGGCGGCGCGTGGCCCGCGTTCGGCACGCTCGAACCGGGCATGCGGATCGACCACGGCGGCCGCGCGTATCTCGTGTCCGACGTGCGTACCGCGCGCTGCACGGGCGGCGACGGCGAACTGCCGTTCCGCGTCGATGCCGGCTGGGAGGCGCGCGTCGTCGACCTGCGGACCGGCAACGCGTTCGCGACCTACGACTATTCCGACGCCGCTTCGAACGGCGGGAGCCCGGCCATCTATTCGGGCGAGGCGCTGGAATTCGACGCGCTCGCATTCACGGGGCTGCGCGATACGCAAGCCGATACGCGCGAGAAGCGCGGCGCGGAGATGGTGCCGTTCGCGTGCCCGAGCTGCGGCGCGCCGCTGTCGTATGCGCCGAACGTGGCCGACTACGTCGTGTGCGGCAGTTGTCACGCGGGCGTGCGGTGCACGGCCGAGCAGCAGACCGTGTTCGCGGCGCAGCGCAAGCTCGAAGCGGTGAAGGGCGCGCTGGAACTCGGCGCGATCGGCACGTTCGACGGCGTGAAGTACACGGTGATCGGCATGATGCGATGCCGCGTACCGGGCGACGACGAGACGTGGGACGAATACCTGCTGCTGAACCCGAAGCGTGGCTTCCTGTGGCTCGTGCAGAGCGAAGGGCGGTGGGAACGCGTGCAGGTGCTCGACCATTGGCCGACGATCGGCAGCGAATCCGATGTGACCGACGGCGGCAAGACCTACCGCCTGCGCGAGGAATACGAATCGGAGGTCGTCTATGTGGTCGGTGCGTTCAACTGGCGCGTACAGGTGGGCGATCGCACGTCGATCATCGACTACGGCTGGCAGAAGGACAAGCTGACGCGCGAGCGCAGCGCCGCGGAGATCGTGTGGTCGCGCGCGCGGCCGCTGTCGGGCAGCGCGCTCGCCGAACGCTTCGGCACGCCGGCGCTCGCGGCGGCCGCCGCAACGGGTGCCACCACGTCGACGGGCCTGTTCGGCGGCAAACATCCGCACAGTTTCGGGCCGCTGCCGTGGGTGTTCAGCGCGCTGCTCGTGATCTTCAACATGGGCTCGCTGTTCTCGTTCAGCGGCCGCTCCGTCTACGTGCTGGTCGGCCTGCTGGTGCTGTGGCTGCCTGAATGGTTGTGGAAGGGCTTCGCATCGGACGGGGGCAACGCGTGA
- the speD gene encoding adenosylmethionine decarboxylase has product MTARDGIAPPRATLGSHVLADLAGIDAALLRDAARLEAILTEAAQQAGARVIGAHFHHFGGEHGVTGVVLLAESHITIHTWPEHRFAAVDAFMCGAARAADAVDAIAAAFGTQAQVRQQVARGGALT; this is encoded by the coding sequence GTGACCGCACGCGACGGGATCGCGCCGCCGCGCGCGACGCTCGGCTCGCACGTGCTGGCCGACCTGGCCGGCATCGATGCGGCGCTGCTGCGCGACGCCGCGCGGCTCGAGGCGATCCTCACCGAAGCGGCGCAACAGGCTGGCGCGCGCGTGATCGGCGCGCACTTCCATCATTTCGGCGGCGAGCATGGCGTGACGGGCGTCGTGCTGCTCGCCGAATCGCACATCACGATCCATACGTGGCCGGAGCATCGCTTCGCGGCCGTCGACGCGTTCATGTGCGGCGCGGCGCGTGCGGCCGATGCGGTCGATGCGATCGCCGCTGCGTTCGGCACGCAGGCGCAGGTCCGGCAGCAAGTGGCGCGTGGCGGCGCATTGACCTGA